The window TACTTGTAGTTTTCGATAATCGTTGGGTAAACAGAATCACTTACCCAAACCTTTTTTTAAGCCAAAATGTTAATCATCTTGGTGCTTGAAATGGTGCTCTATGACCGCTTTGGCAGGCCGGTGACGAACCTCAGGATTTCAATCACACGGGACTGCAACTACAGATGTTTCTTCTGCCATCGAGAGGGCCAGCACTTCAACGTAAGGTTAGAACTCACTCCAGCAGAAATCGAAAGGCTCGTTAAAGTGGCCTCAAACCTAGGGATAAAGAAGGTCAAGCTAACCGGCGGCGAGCCGACTGTGAGGGACGATATTATCGAGATAGTGAGAAGGATAAAACCCTACCTAAGGGACCTCTCGATGACGACCAACGGAAGTCGTTTAAAAGAGCTAGCAAAACCCCTGGCAAAAGCAGGCCTTGACAGGGTGAACGTCTCGCTCCACAGCCTTAAGCCCGATGTTTATAAGAAAATAACCGGCGTTGACATGCTCGATGTCGTTCTTGATGGCATTGAGGAGGCCGTCAGATACCTCAGCCCGGTCAAGCTCAACATGACAGTGATGAAAGGCCTCAACGACGGCGAGATATGGGATATGATAGGCTTTGCGGCCAAGACCGGCACGATACTCCAGCTGATAGAGCTCGAGGCACCGAGAGAGATGACACAAACGAGCTTTTTCAGGAAATATTTTTACCCGCTCAAGCCCGTTGAGCAGAAGCTCGAAGAGATGGCTGTAGAGACTCGTGAGAGAAGAATGCACAGGCGCAAGAAGTACTTTGTTCCGACAGAGTATGGAATAGCCGAGGTCGAAGTCGTCAGAGCTATGCACAACACGATTTTCTGCGCCAACTGCACTCGCCTTAGGGTCACCTCAGACGGCAAGTTCAAAACCTGTCTGCTGAGAAAGAGAGACCTCATAGACTTTGCAACTGCTCTAAGGAACAATGCCAGCGATGCAGAACTTGTTGATCTCTTCCGGAAGGCAGTCCTGATGAGAGAGCCCTACTGGAAATAGTTTAATACTACTTTGCCCTAAACTACAAGGGTGACTGGATGGGAGTTGACCTCATAACCTTCGAGGGAATTTTGCTATTCATCATTACCACCTACTGGCTCGTCAGGGTTAGACGTTACTATTATCTCGCAAACAGCCACTCCAAAAAGGCTATTATTGGACTCGCAGTCACGCTAACTCTCCTCGGACTCCTCGGCGGGACAGTTATTATCCTCACGGCCTTTGGGAGAAACGTACTATGCCCCATACTCGAGCTTATAACAATCGGAATGTTCTTGCTCCTATCACTTCTGTCACTCAGGTGTCTAGAGCGGGAGATTTGTGAAATATATGCCAGGAAAGAAGAAGGGGAGAGCGGGATAAAAAAGTCTGATGTCTTTCTCGTCGAGAGCACTGAAGAGGCCAAGCTTTTGCTGAAGGCGCTCCACAGAGAGAAAGTGCCGATCCTCGTCATTAGCAGGCGAACATGGGAAGAGTGGGTGCGCGAATTTGGAATAGAGCCGGAGAGATTCCTGTGGCTCAGTGGGGTGTCCCACAGGCATGCCGTCAGCCCCAGCAGTCTGCATATCCTCCGGGAAGAGGCCGTCAAATTCATGAGGAACCACGAGAAAAGTGCAATTTACATCGAGGGAATAGAGTACTTGATGTTCTACTCGGAGTTCAGCGCCATAGCAAAGTTCCTCTTCACTCTCAAGGATTATGCAGTTGTCAGCGGTGCATACATGATAGTCCTCGCCATACCGCAGATTCTAGATGAGAAGCAGTTCAACATCCTGGCCAGGGAATTCAAGAGACCCAACATAAAAGAGATCGAGGAACTGCTTTCCAGCAAGGCATTCTTTGGAACTCTACTGCGCGAGGATTTAGACAAACTGGCAAAGAGAACAAACGTTAAAAGCCGGGAGCAAGAGGGAGAAAACAATGCCAGCAATAAGAGTGCCGAAGGAGAAAGCGGAGCCAGTAAAGAGGAAACTGAAAAAGCTTAACCTATATGATGGAAAGAGGAGGCCAGAGAGGGAAGAAAACCATGTTCTCCTGCCCGTCCTGGACGATCCCATAGTCAAGGAACTCGGCTACGAAGTCCTTGAGGTTGAGCTCCCCCTCAGACCGGAGAGGCAGATTTACAAAAACCTAGAAAGTGTTCTGGCAGAGCGCCTTAGCGAAGAGGAGCTCTCCTATCTGAGGCGCTACGACGTCGTGGGGGACATCGCAATAATCCAGATCCCGCCCGAGCTGGAGCACAGGATCAAGGATATCATCTGGGGCCTGAGGAAGGTTCACCCGTTTCTGAAGGTCATTGCAAAGAAGGGCTTCCATGAGGGAGCATTTAGAATTCGTAATTATTCCATAATCTGGGGCGAGAAGAGGCTGACGACAGTTCACAAGGAGAACGGCGTTAGGATAAAAGTGGACTTAAGCAAAGCCTTCTTCAACCCGAGGATGAAGGGCGAGAGGTATAGATTAGCTCAGCTCGTAAACGATGGTGAGATGGTTCTGATTCCCTTCGCCGGTGTTCTACCGTACGCCCTCGTCATAGCGCGCTATAAACGGGTCAAGATTACCGCCGTCGAGCTGAACGGAGATGCTTACAGGCTCGGCCTTGAGAACATCGAGCTGAACAGGAAAAACCTGAAGGGCGAGATAGAGTTCCTCCACGGCGATGCCTTCAAGGTTCTCCCAGAGCTGCCAGTGTTCGACCGCGTGATAAGCCCCACACCAAGAGGGGTGGATGCCCTGGCCCTAGCCCTGAGCAGGGCCGAGAAATGGCTCCACTACTATGACTTCGTCCACGAGGACGAGATCGAGTCCTTCAGACGGAGAATCCTTGAAGAATGCAGGAGGCAGGGAAAAGATTGCGAGGTTAAAGTAAAAAAGGTGAGCGACTTCAAGCCGCACGTGTTCAAAGTGTGTGCGGACGTGAAAATTTTGAAATAAAGCCTCACTTCTTCAGGAAGTCAAAGAGCGTAGCCTGCTTGCCCTTCTTCTTGGGCTTGTCGATCTTCTCGGCCTTCTTCTCCTTCTCGACGGCTTCCATCTCTTCCTCTGCCTTTTCGAGCTCCTCTTCGCTTATCCCCTCTTCTTCGAGCTCTTCTGCTTCCTCGACTTTTTCTTCGGATTCTTTCACCTCAGCTGTCTCGACTGCTGCCTTAACGTGCTCCTTGAGCTCGCTCCGCTCCTCCTTGAGGCGCTTGTGAATGTTGAGGCTCTTGCCCCATATCGTCTTCGCCTTCTCCTTGTCGCCAACTATGAACTCGACCTCCTTCTCACTCAGGTCGAGGAAGACGACGAAGTGCGCCGCCATGTCGGGATTGTGCTCGAATATAGCCTTGAGGATGTTGAGGGTTTCAAGGGCCTCGAGCTTCGCCATGTGCATCTCGCTCATTATCTTCTTGACCACCGAATCCCTGAGCGAGCGCTCCCCCTTGCTCTCGGTGAGGAGCTTTATCGTCTTCGGCGGGTAAATCCTCACGAAGCCCTTCTTCTTGACGCCAGCCACTGCAACGCCGGCGGTCATCATGTCCGTGGCGTACTTCCAGAGTCCGTAGTTACCCGTCCTCTGGGCCCTGCCGAGGTATATATCAGCTCTGCTAAGCGCTTCGTAGGCCCTCGCTATGTCCTCCGGCTTGTAATAGACGTAAGGCAGGTTCTCGTCTATCCACTGGAGGAGTTCATTGGGGAACATGTCAACGCCGAGAACGGCCAGCTTTGCGCGTTTGGCGTTGTCCGTTGCGAACAGCTGAGCCAATGCCTGGAAGACGCTCTTCTCCACGTCACGGTACGCGAGAACCTCTCTGGCGTCCTCGATTCCACCCGAGACAACAGTCTGAAGGTCGTTTATTGCTGCCCTTAAGTCGCCGTTGGCGCGCTTGGCTATCTCCTGGAGGATTTCCTTCGGAACGGTTACACCCTCTGCCTTTAGGATCCTTATGAGGGCCTTCATTATGTCCCTCTGGCTCAGGCGCTTGTATTCAACTATCTGGGCCTTGTTCCTTATCTCCCTCGGAACCTCCCAGTAGTGGTTGGCTGACATGATTATCGGGTTCCTGGCTTTGTCGATGAGCTTCGCTATCTCTCTCGCTCCGCTTGGTTCTATGTTGTCTGACTCGTCGAGGAATATCAGCTTTCTCCTCTTTCCAAGGATGTCCATCGTGTAGGCTGCCTGGACATAGCGCTCTATCTTCTCGTAGGTCCTCTCGTCGCTCGCGTTGAGCTCGATGACCTCGAAGCCGTACTCCCTGGCCAGGGCATAGATGGTGGTGGTCTTGCCCGTCCCCGGAGATCCAGCTAGGAGGAGAGCCTTCTTCTTCGGCGGATTACCGTGCAGCCATGCCTCTATCCATGCCCTTACCTGCTCCAAAGCCTTGTTCTGGTTCACTATCTCGCTTAGCCTTCTCGGGCGGTACTTCTCAACCCAGGGAACATCGGAGGAGGGCATGGCCATCACTTACCCATTAGGGTGAACTGAGCGAGCAGAGCCTCGAGCTGAATCATCTCGTTCGCTCCCTCAACGAGCCTGAAGTTGTACTCGCCTATCTTGTCCGCCAAAGCGACCTTTCTGTCCTCTGGAATTGTGAGGTTGAACAC of the Thermococcus onnurineus NA1 genome contains:
- the moaA gene encoding GTP 3',8-cyclase MoaA, coding for MLYDRFGRPVTNLRISITRDCNYRCFFCHREGQHFNVRLELTPAEIERLVKVASNLGIKKVKLTGGEPTVRDDIIEIVRRIKPYLRDLSMTTNGSRLKELAKPLAKAGLDRVNVSLHSLKPDVYKKITGVDMLDVVLDGIEEAVRYLSPVKLNMTVMKGLNDGEIWDMIGFAAKTGTILQLIELEAPREMTQTSFFRKYFYPLKPVEQKLEEMAVETRERRMHRRKKYFVPTEYGIAEVEVVRAMHNTIFCANCTRLRVTSDGKFKTCLLRKRDLIDFATALRNNASDAELVDLFRKAVLMREPYWK
- a CDS encoding DUF835 domain-containing protein, which translates into the protein MGVDLITFEGILLFIITTYWLVRVRRYYYLANSHSKKAIIGLAVTLTLLGLLGGTVIILTAFGRNVLCPILELITIGMFLLLSLLSLRCLEREICEIYARKEEGESGIKKSDVFLVESTEEAKLLLKALHREKVPILVISRRTWEEWVREFGIEPERFLWLSGVSHRHAVSPSSLHILREEAVKFMRNHEKSAIYIEGIEYLMFYSEFSAIAKFLFTLKDYAVVSGAYMIVLAIPQILDEKQFNILAREFKRPNIKEIEELLSSKAFFGTLLREDLDKLAKRTNVKSREQEGENNASNKSAEGESGASKEETEKA
- the taw22 gene encoding tRNA (guanine(37)-N1)/4-demethylwyosine(37)-methyltransferase Taw22, coding for MPAIRVPKEKAEPVKRKLKKLNLYDGKRRPEREENHVLLPVLDDPIVKELGYEVLEVELPLRPERQIYKNLESVLAERLSEEELSYLRRYDVVGDIAIIQIPPELEHRIKDIIWGLRKVHPFLKVIAKKGFHEGAFRIRNYSIIWGEKRLTTVHKENGVRIKVDLSKAFFNPRMKGERYRLAQLVNDGEMVLIPFAGVLPYALVIARYKRVKITAVELNGDAYRLGLENIELNRKNLKGEIEFLHGDAFKVLPELPVFDRVISPTPRGVDALALALSRAEKWLHYYDFVHEDEIESFRRRILEECRRQGKDCEVKVKKVSDFKPHVFKVCADVKILK
- a CDS encoding replication factor C large subunit — encoded protein: MAMPSSDVPWVEKYRPRRLSEIVNQNKALEQVRAWIEAWLHGNPPKKKALLLAGSPGTGKTTTIYALAREYGFEVIELNASDERTYEKIERYVQAAYTMDILGKRRKLIFLDESDNIEPSGAREIAKLIDKARNPIIMSANHYWEVPREIRNKAQIVEYKRLSQRDIMKALIRILKAEGVTVPKEILQEIAKRANGDLRAAINDLQTVVSGGIEDAREVLAYRDVEKSVFQALAQLFATDNAKRAKLAVLGVDMFPNELLQWIDENLPYVYYKPEDIARAYEALSRADIYLGRAQRTGNYGLWKYATDMMTAGVAVAGVKKKGFVRIYPPKTIKLLTESKGERSLRDSVVKKIMSEMHMAKLEALETLNILKAIFEHNPDMAAHFVVFLDLSEKEVEFIVGDKEKAKTIWGKSLNIHKRLKEERSELKEHVKAAVETAEVKESEEKVEEAEELEEEGISEEELEKAEEEMEAVEKEKKAEKIDKPKKKGKQATLFDFLKK